The following coding sequences are from one Verrucomicrobiia bacterium window:
- a CDS encoding D-2-hydroxyacid dehydrogenase produces the protein MKIVILDGYAANPGDLSWAELAALGELQVYDRTPVALILDRAQGAEVLFTNKTPLRAEILAALPALRFIGVLATGYDVVDTAAARRHGITVCNVPDYSTPSVTQAVFALLLELTNHVGEHARSVQAGDWCRSPDFSYWLHPLVELHGLTLGLVGFGRIARSVARVALALGMRVQACRKMMERGHETLAAVTMVDLETLLRTSDVVSLHCPLTAETRGLINAQRLAWMKPSAFLINTGRGALVVEVDLAQALREGRLAGAAVDVLSQEPPPPDHPLLQAPRCFITPHQAWATRAARQRLLRVSVENLRAYLTGHPQNVVN, from the coding sequence GTGAAAATCGTCATTTTGGATGGTTACGCGGCCAACCCCGGCGATTTGTCCTGGGCGGAACTGGCCGCCTTGGGAGAGTTGCAGGTCTATGATCGCACCCCGGTGGCGCTCATCTTGGACCGCGCGCAGGGCGCCGAAGTCCTTTTTACCAATAAAACGCCCCTCCGCGCCGAAATACTGGCCGCCCTGCCGGCGTTGCGTTTTATTGGCGTACTGGCCACCGGCTACGACGTGGTGGATACCGCCGCCGCGCGCCGCCACGGCATAACGGTGTGCAACGTGCCCGACTACAGCACGCCCTCCGTGACCCAAGCGGTCTTTGCCCTGTTGTTGGAGCTGACCAACCATGTCGGGGAACATGCGCGCAGTGTGCAGGCAGGTGATTGGTGCCGCTCACCCGATTTTTCTTACTGGCTGCATCCGCTGGTGGAGCTGCACGGCCTGACACTCGGGCTGGTGGGCTTTGGCCGCATCGCACGCTCCGTAGCCCGGGTCGCGCTGGCCCTTGGCATGCGGGTCCAGGCCTGCCGCAAAATGATGGAGCGCGGCCATGAAACTTTGGCCGCCGTGACCATGGTGGATTTGGAGACCCTGCTGCGCACCAGCGACGTGGTTTCCCTGCACTGTCCGCTGACCGCCGAGACGCGCGGGCTGATCAACGCCCAACGCCTGGCCTGGATGAAGCCATCCGCCTTCCTGATCAACACCGGGCGCGGCGCGCTGGTTGTGGAAGTCGATCTGGCTCAGGCCTTGCGCGAAGGCCGCCTGGCGGGCGCCGCCGTGGATGTGCTGAGCCAGGAACCTCCTCCGCCCGATCATCCCCTACTGCAGGCCCCGCGCTGCTTCATCACCCCGCATCAGGCCTGGGCCACGCGCGCCGCCCGCCAGCGCCTGCTACGTGTTTCCGTGGAAAACCTTCGCGCCTACCTCACAGGTCACCCGCAAAATGTCGTGAACTAA
- the obgE gene encoding GTPase ObgE, with the protein MFVDEIKVYARGGHGGRGCVAFHREAYRPKGGPSGGNGGRGGSVILEADHDLNNLIAQYYKPRLIAQNGQHGMGKGMDGASGKDLIVKVPCGTLVWRLPSPLQAEEVQETPENAPRPLLASSLHQRPVIRVSRGEAALEIDLSAEEADEAPREIQPRHPQKGELIADLTQHGQRFVLCRGGRGGLGNRAFATATRQTPRFAQPGEPGEEGEFLLELRLMAEVGLVGYPNAGKSTLLSAISKARPKIAPYPFTTLTPQVGIVEYEDFHRLTVCDVPGLIAGAHRNVGLGHAFLRHIQRCKVLVLLLDMAGTDGRLPWEDYQTLLAELELFDRSLLERARLVVANKMDEPAAGELLKQFKRHVRRVPVITISAAFGDGLATFKRALREAVEAAD; encoded by the coding sequence ATGTTTGTTGACGAGATCAAGGTCTATGCGCGCGGCGGTCACGGCGGCCGGGGCTGCGTGGCCTTTCACCGGGAAGCCTATCGCCCCAAAGGCGGCCCCAGCGGGGGCAACGGCGGGCGCGGCGGCTCGGTGATTTTGGAGGCCGACCATGATCTTAACAATCTAATCGCCCAGTACTACAAACCCCGCCTGATCGCCCAGAACGGCCAGCACGGCATGGGCAAGGGCATGGACGGGGCCTCGGGGAAGGATTTGATTGTCAAAGTCCCCTGCGGCACGCTGGTCTGGCGTTTGCCGTCGCCTCTCCAGGCAGAGGAAGTTCAGGAAACGCCGGAAAACGCCCCCCGCCCTCTGCTGGCGAGTTCACTGCATCAGCGGCCGGTCATTCGCGTGTCCCGGGGCGAAGCTGCGCTGGAAATTGATCTGTCTGCCGAGGAGGCAGACGAGGCCCCGCGCGAAATACAACCCCGGCATCCGCAAAAGGGAGAGTTGATCGCTGACCTGACCCAGCACGGCCAGCGCTTTGTTTTGTGCCGCGGGGGCCGCGGGGGGCTGGGCAATCGCGCCTTCGCCACCGCCACACGCCAGACCCCCCGCTTTGCCCAACCCGGCGAACCAGGCGAAGAGGGGGAGTTTTTGCTGGAGCTGCGCCTCATGGCCGAGGTGGGGCTGGTGGGTTACCCCAATGCCGGCAAGTCCACCCTGCTTTCCGCCATTTCCAAGGCGCGGCCCAAGATTGCCCCTTACCCTTTCACCACCCTCACCCCGCAAGTGGGCATTGTGGAATACGAGGATTTCCACCGCCTGACGGTGTGTGACGTGCCCGGCCTCATTGCGGGGGCGCATCGCAATGTGGGCCTGGGCCATGCTTTCCTACGACACATCCAACGCTGTAAAGTGCTGGTGCTCCTTCTGGACATGGCCGGCACGGATGGCCGCCTGCCGTGGGAAGACTACCAGACGCTGCTGGCCGAGCTGGAATTGTTTGACCGCTCACTGCTGGAGCGCGCCCGGCTGGTGGTGGCAAACAAAATGGACGAGCCCGCCGCCGGTGAACTGCTTAAGCAGTTCAAGCGCCATGTGCGGCGCGTGCCGGTGATCACCATTTCCGCCGCTTTTGGCGATGGCCTGGCGACTTTCAAACGCGCCCTGCGCGAGGCCGTTGAGGCGGCAGATTGA
- the rpmA gene encoding 50S ribosomal protein L27 — protein sequence MAHKKGQGSVRNGRDSISKRLGVKRFGGELVSAGSILVRQRGTKYIAGQNVGIGRDWTLYALVDGRVKFDKNSRRVNVEPVAETAGANAN from the coding sequence ATGGCACACAAGAAAGGTCAAGGCAGCGTCCGTAACGGACGCGACAGCATCAGCAAGCGCCTGGGGGTCAAACGCTTCGGCGGCGAACTGGTTTCCGCCGGCAGCATTCTGGTCCGGCAGCGCGGCACCAAATACATCGCCGGCCAGAATGTCGGCATCGGCCGCGATTGGACCCTTTACGCTCTGGTGGATGGTCGCGTCAAATTCGATAAGAACAGTCGCCGGGTCAACGTGGAGCCGGTGGCCGAGACGGCCGGCGCCAACGCCAATTAG